The following coding sequences lie in one Pseudarthrobacter phenanthrenivorans Sphe3 genomic window:
- a CDS encoding pectate lyase family protein has translation MRNPKPLTSLSVLVAVAASLLASSPTSFASPAPQADPAAQTARVPLERQVLPANDGWAAAGTGTTGGAAASADRVYDVSTKAELLSAFAFAGSEPKIIRIHGDIAANVDANGSPLSCDDYASGTGYSLARYLADFDPVRYGTDTEPEGPQESARRLAAAKQASTIRWDIPSNTTLVGAGPGSSISGAALRINRAENVIVRNLTVRDAADCFPSWDPTDGDTGNWNSEYDLLQIINGSRNVWVDHAHFTDAPNLDSAQPSYFGRPYQVHDGAVDVTNGSDLVTMSYNRFSEHDKLLLIGSTDSTSRGDVGKLRVTIHHNVFDNVGQRAPRVRYGQVDVYNNHFRTSDSSGIPYGYTFRAGVESHLYAEANAVTLPADIPTAAVISYFKGKAIATIGNAVNGKIVDLREAYNAAAPADRQLAADDSWKPELRTHVHAAQAVPALLAGAVGPVFTAGEAR, from the coding sequence ATGCGTAATCCGAAGCCCTTAACGTCGCTGTCAGTGCTGGTGGCCGTGGCCGCCTCGCTGCTGGCAAGCTCACCCACCTCGTTTGCTTCCCCTGCCCCGCAGGCCGACCCCGCAGCGCAGACTGCCCGCGTGCCGCTGGAGCGCCAAGTGCTCCCCGCGAATGATGGCTGGGCCGCAGCCGGAACGGGTACCACCGGTGGAGCAGCAGCAAGTGCAGACCGGGTTTACGACGTCTCGACAAAGGCTGAACTGCTGTCAGCCTTTGCCTTTGCAGGGTCGGAGCCGAAGATCATCCGCATCCACGGGGATATCGCGGCCAACGTGGACGCGAACGGTTCTCCCCTGAGCTGCGACGACTACGCAAGCGGAACGGGGTATTCCCTGGCCCGGTACCTGGCCGATTTCGATCCCGTCCGATACGGAACGGACACGGAACCGGAGGGGCCGCAGGAGAGCGCCCGGCGGCTTGCAGCGGCGAAGCAGGCCTCCACGATCCGCTGGGACATCCCCAGCAACACCACCCTCGTAGGAGCGGGGCCGGGCAGCAGCATCTCGGGGGCGGCGCTCCGAATCAACCGGGCAGAGAACGTCATCGTCCGGAATCTGACAGTGCGTGATGCCGCCGACTGTTTTCCGTCCTGGGACCCCACCGACGGTGACACCGGTAACTGGAACAGCGAGTATGACCTCCTGCAGATCATCAACGGGTCCAGGAACGTCTGGGTGGACCATGCCCACTTTACTGACGCCCCAAACCTGGACAGCGCCCAGCCCAGCTACTTCGGCCGGCCGTACCAGGTCCACGATGGGGCCGTTGACGTGACCAACGGCTCGGACCTGGTCACCATGTCCTACAACCGGTTCTCGGAACACGACAAGCTCCTGCTCATCGGGTCCACGGATTCCACCAGCCGGGGGGATGTTGGCAAGCTGCGCGTAACCATCCACCACAACGTCTTTGACAATGTGGGCCAGCGTGCACCCCGGGTGCGCTACGGACAGGTGGACGTGTACAACAACCACTTCAGGACCTCGGATTCATCGGGGATCCCGTACGGGTACACCTTCAGGGCAGGTGTGGAATCCCACCTCTATGCTGAGGCAAATGCCGTCACCCTCCCGGCAGACATTCCCACCGCAGCGGTGATCTCCTACTTCAAGGGGAAGGCCATTGCCACCATCGGTAACGCAGTAAATGGCAAGATCGTGGACCTCCGTGAGGCCTACAACGCAGCCGCGCCCGCGGACCGGCAACTGGCGGCCGACGACAGCTGGAAGCCGGAACTCCGAACCCACGTCCATGCGGCCCAGGCTGTGCCCGCACTCCTGGCGGGCGCCGTCGGACCCGTCTTCACAGCAGGGGAGGCCCGCTGA
- a CDS encoding phage holin family protein — protein MRLIARVLINALALWVASWILPGLEIASSAAADAVAGSGVTQETDTIGLVLAYLFIGAIFGLVNVLVRPLVSLLALPITILTLGLFTIVINAAMLYLTSWISSFTPVHFTIDSFFWTAVLAAIITTLVSLVAGGITGVRR, from the coding sequence ATGCGACTGATTGCCCGGGTACTGATCAACGCTCTGGCGCTTTGGGTGGCCAGCTGGATACTTCCTGGCCTGGAGATCGCCAGCTCTGCCGCCGCGGACGCCGTGGCCGGAAGCGGTGTCACGCAGGAAACTGACACCATAGGCCTGGTCCTGGCCTACTTGTTCATCGGCGCCATCTTTGGACTGGTGAACGTGCTGGTCAGGCCGCTGGTGAGCCTCCTTGCGCTGCCCATCACCATCCTGACCCTGGGTCTTTTTACGATCGTAATTAACGCTGCAATGCTGTACCTGACGTCCTGGATCAGCAGCTTCACCCCCGTGCACTTCACCATCGACTCCTTCTTCTGGACAGCGGTCCTCGCCGCCATCATCACCACCCTGGTCTCGCTGGTTGCCGGCGGAATCACAGGCGTCCGGCGGTAA
- a CDS encoding pectinesterase family protein, which produces MGRFKPSRRSVLAAVAAGAVTAAAGLSGPAALRAHAAVLQANEPPLDRPHPVIFVVGDSTSAAYQHSERPRAGWGQALPLLLGPQSGVFDCAWSGASSKSFADAGLLDEVVAMLQPGDYLLISFGHNDEKVQDPARGTDPQTTFKEYLQKYIDGARGSGAKPVLVTPVERRRFSALGVAQDSHGSYPQAVRELAAVTQTPLVDLSASSKELWQQLGPEGTKNHFLYADPGRYPQYPDGVADNTHFQAEGAFAVAKLVALELQAQQAVPPGYFQHLNDRLDPMQGIHWPSERPVDKPLVLEVGPGAGFQTVQAAVDAVPAGSTRRTQIRIAPGTYRGTVRVPANKARVSFIGLGEKPEDVVLVHNNASGTPKPDGTGPFGTGGSASVRIDGTDFTAENLTFSNDFDEAANQEMKNRQAVALFLTGDRAVLRNIRCLGNQDTLLVDSPARGVQARSYFAGCYVEGDVDFIFGRGTAVFSGCEIRSLDRGSGTNNGYVSAGSVNIGIKHGYLFTDCRFVSSAAAGSVHLGRPWHPSGDVDAIAQVLVRNSWLGSHISETPWTDMSGFSWREARFHEFNNNGPGSRITPTRPQLDPALAAEFTLEEYLRGTDGWAPHLAGTRMDSATAPSAAGSGTGRPS; this is translated from the coding sequence ATGGGCCGCTTCAAGCCCAGCCGCCGCTCCGTCCTGGCTGCGGTGGCAGCGGGAGCAGTGACAGCAGCGGCGGGACTCTCGGGACCAGCCGCTCTGCGCGCCCATGCCGCCGTCCTGCAAGCGAACGAACCTCCCTTGGACCGCCCCCATCCGGTCATCTTCGTGGTGGGTGATTCCACCTCCGCGGCCTATCAGCACTCGGAACGTCCCCGGGCTGGCTGGGGACAGGCGCTCCCCTTGCTGCTGGGGCCGCAGTCCGGCGTGTTTGACTGTGCCTGGTCCGGCGCCTCGTCCAAGAGTTTCGCCGATGCGGGCTTGTTGGACGAAGTGGTGGCCATGCTCCAGCCGGGCGACTACCTGCTCATCTCCTTCGGGCACAATGACGAGAAGGTCCAGGACCCGGCGAGGGGCACGGATCCACAGACAACGTTCAAGGAGTACCTGCAGAAATACATTGACGGCGCCAGGGGCAGCGGTGCCAAACCCGTGCTGGTCACCCCGGTGGAACGGCGCAGGTTCAGTGCCTTGGGCGTGGCACAGGATTCGCACGGATCCTATCCACAGGCTGTCCGTGAACTCGCCGCCGTAACCCAAACGCCGCTCGTGGACCTTTCCGCCTCCTCCAAGGAGTTGTGGCAGCAGCTCGGGCCGGAAGGTACCAAGAACCATTTCCTTTATGCAGACCCCGGCCGCTACCCGCAGTACCCGGACGGCGTTGCCGACAACACGCACTTCCAGGCTGAAGGCGCCTTCGCCGTGGCCAAACTGGTGGCTTTGGAACTCCAGGCGCAGCAGGCGGTGCCGCCCGGTTATTTCCAGCACCTCAACGACCGGCTTGACCCGATGCAAGGGATCCATTGGCCTAGCGAACGGCCTGTGGATAAGCCGCTGGTCCTGGAGGTTGGACCGGGAGCAGGTTTCCAGACAGTGCAGGCTGCAGTTGACGCAGTACCCGCAGGCAGCACGCGCCGCACCCAGATCCGCATCGCGCCCGGCACCTACCGGGGAACCGTCCGGGTGCCGGCCAACAAGGCAAGAGTCTCGTTCATCGGGCTGGGAGAGAAGCCGGAGGACGTTGTACTTGTCCACAACAATGCCTCCGGCACCCCCAAGCCTGACGGCACTGGCCCCTTTGGAACGGGCGGAAGTGCGAGCGTACGGATTGACGGGACCGACTTCACCGCGGAAAACCTCACGTTCAGCAATGACTTCGATGAGGCCGCCAACCAGGAGATGAAGAACCGTCAGGCGGTTGCACTCTTCCTGACCGGAGACCGAGCGGTGCTGCGCAATATCCGCTGCCTCGGAAACCAGGACACGTTGCTGGTCGATTCCCCGGCCCGCGGTGTCCAGGCACGGTCCTACTTTGCCGGGTGCTACGTGGAAGGGGACGTCGACTTCATCTTTGGCCGGGGGACCGCCGTCTTCTCCGGCTGTGAAATCCGTTCCCTGGACCGGGGGTCCGGGACCAACAACGGCTATGTTTCCGCCGGCAGCGTGAACATCGGGATCAAGCACGGCTACCTGTTTACGGACTGCAGGTTTGTCTCCAGTGCCGCAGCGGGTTCGGTCCACCTTGGCCGTCCCTGGCATCCCAGCGGGGACGTGGACGCCATCGCCCAGGTGTTGGTCAGAAACTCCTGGCTAGGGTCGCACATCTCCGAAACGCCCTGGACGGATATGAGCGGCTTCTCCTGGCGGGAAGCGCGGTTCCACGAGTTCAACAACAACGGGCCGGGATCCCGCATCACCCCCACCCGCCCCCAGCTGGATCCAGCCCTGGCCGCAGAGTTCACGCTGGAAGAGTACCTCCGCGGGACGGACGGTTGGGCGCCGCACCTGGCGGGCACCCGGATGGACAGCGCCACCGCGCCGTCCGCGGCCGGTTCGGGAACGGGGCGACCCTCCTGA
- a CDS encoding histidinol-phosphate transaminase, translated as MTSSETVTGGTRPRPVVGRLPRYAAGKPAAAVDGLVSYKLSSNENPLPPLPAVLEAIAHQADFNRYPDPLSSKLRAELSEFLGVPAEDIVTGAGSLGALNQLLATFAGRNEDGTADEVIYAWRSFEAYPISVGLSGAESVPIPVTEDGRHDLPAMAAAVTDRTKVILLCTPNNPTGPVLGAAETEDFIRLVPPHVVVVIDEAYQEFVRAQDAADGIALYRRYPNVVVLRTFSKAHGLAGLRVGYSVSNPGLTQYLRVAATPFAVSQIAEKAAMVSLQNYSQVVERVQSIVDERERVTAGLRSLGWFVPDAQGNFVWLGLGADSAEFAELAASKALSVRAFPGEGVRVSIGEAEANSRFLQLCATYTKGRIRS; from the coding sequence ATGACCTCATCTGAGACCGTGACGGGCGGCACCCGGCCACGCCCCGTGGTGGGCAGGCTGCCCCGCTATGCCGCCGGAAAACCTGCAGCAGCCGTGGATGGCCTGGTGAGCTACAAGCTCTCCTCGAACGAAAATCCGCTGCCCCCGCTCCCGGCAGTCCTTGAGGCCATCGCGCACCAGGCGGACTTCAACCGCTATCCTGACCCGCTGAGCAGCAAGCTGCGGGCGGAGCTCTCGGAGTTCCTCGGAGTTCCTGCTGAGGACATCGTCACGGGTGCGGGCAGCCTGGGCGCCCTCAACCAGTTGCTGGCCACGTTCGCAGGCCGGAATGAGGACGGGACCGCGGATGAGGTGATTTACGCCTGGCGTTCCTTCGAGGCATACCCCATCAGCGTGGGCCTGTCCGGAGCCGAAAGCGTGCCCATACCTGTCACTGAGGACGGCCGGCACGACCTGCCGGCGATGGCGGCCGCTGTCACGGACCGGACCAAAGTCATCCTGCTCTGCACGCCCAACAATCCCACCGGCCCAGTCCTCGGGGCAGCCGAGACCGAGGACTTCATCCGGCTGGTCCCACCGCACGTGGTGGTGGTCATCGATGAGGCTTACCAGGAGTTCGTCAGGGCGCAGGACGCAGCGGACGGCATCGCCTTGTACCGCAGGTACCCCAACGTTGTGGTACTGCGGACCTTCTCCAAAGCGCACGGGCTGGCCGGGCTGCGGGTGGGCTACAGCGTCTCCAATCCTGGACTCACGCAGTACCTGCGGGTGGCGGCAACGCCGTTCGCCGTGTCGCAGATTGCAGAAAAAGCGGCCATGGTTTCGCTGCAGAATTACTCCCAGGTTGTAGAAAGGGTACAAAGCATCGTGGATGAGAGGGAGCGTGTCACGGCGGGCCTGCGGAGCCTGGGCTGGTTTGTTCCTGACGCCCAGGGCAATTTTGTCTGGCTTGGCCTGGGAGCGGATAGCGCCGAATTTGCTGAGCTTGCGGCCAGCAAGGCCTTGTCCGTCAGGGCGTTTCCCGGTGAGGGCGTCAGGGTGAGCATTGGCGAAGCGGAGGCGAACAGCAGATTCCTCCAGCTCTGTGCGACCTATACAAAGGGGCGCATTCGTTCCTAG